The DNA region GTTCCTGTACATCGAAAGCAAGGTCTCCTACGCCGCGCAGAGCGCCGGAGGCGGCCCCGTGACCATGGCTCCCGCGCACACGCGGCAGGTGTGGTCGTCCGCCGACGGCAGTCGCCCCGGCCTGCTGCGCGAGGCGGGCGAGCCCGACAGCCGGCTCGACGACGACGCACCCGTCTACCACCTCGACGGCCCGGGGGCGAACCCCCGGCCGAGCACCCCGAACAAGAAGGGCCCGTCGATCAGCGACCCGACCCACGAGTACGTCGCGTCGCTGCCCACCGACCCCGACGCCCTGCTGAAGCTGATCCGGGACGAGACCCGCGGACAGGGCCAGGACCCGGACCAGCGGGCATTCACCGCGATCGGCGACCTGCTGGCCGAGACCTGGGCACCACCGCAGGTCAGCGCCGCGCTCTACAAGGCCGCCGCGAAGATCCCCGGAGTCACGGTGATCCACAAGGCCGCCGACGCCACGGGACGCGAAGGCGTTGCCGTCGCCCGTACGGCACACGGGCAGCAGACGCAGTGGGTCTTCGACCGGACCGCGTACGCATTCCTCGGCGAACGCACGGTCCTCACCGAGGCTGGCGACGCCGGCCCGGCCGGGACCGTGGTCGGCACCTCCGCGATCCTCACCAAGGCCGCAGTCGACCGTGTCGGCGAGACCCCCGCGCCGACGACGACGTAGCGCGGCAGCCACACACATCGGTCGCCCGGATCGCGGTCCAACCGGGGCCGGCGGGAAAGCGGTTCCGGACCCCCGCGAGCGGGCGGTTGCGCTCTGGCGGTATCGTGCGCCTGAACTATGAGCCGGCTGTGGGGGCAGCGCCGCCCAGCCCGGCTCAACTGGAACGCTTCAAACGGGGAGAACGAAAAGATATGCGCACGTGGACTCGTGCTGTACCGGCGGCGGTGGGTGCCTTGGCGCTGGCTGTGGCGCTGGCCGGTTGCAACGACTCGGATTCGGGGAAGGGCCGACGCAGCTCCGGCTCCGCCGACTCCTCCTCGTCGGACGGCAAGACGACCTACCGCCTGGGCGAGGCCAGCCCGCCGCAGGAAAGCACCATGAAGGAGTCGAAGGACAGCAAGTTCACGGTGACGCCCACGAAGGTGCAGACCGGAACGAAGGCCGACATGGACAACTCCGGCCTGGACATGGACAAGGACAAGGCCCCCAGGATCCCCGTGTACGTGTGGTCCACCCTCACCCACAAGAGCGGCAAGGCCATGGAAGTCGGCGACATGGACAACGACCTGGTCGTCAAGACGGACAAGGGCGAGCGCACCAAGGCCCTCATCGTCTTCATGGGTGATGCCAAGTGGCCGAACTGCCCGGAGCCCGACACCTTGAAGAAGCTGAGCGCGGGGCAGTCCGAGAAGATCTGCACCGCCTTCCTCATCCCCGAGGGCCAGAAGGCAGCCGCGGTCCAACTGAGCCAGGGCTTCTCCAGCGAACCGCTGGAGTGGCCGGTCAAGAACTGAACCCTGGCCGGGGCCCTGCCGAGCCCGGTCGCCAGGGCCTCGCCGCTTGACGGAGTGCGCGCACCCGAGATGGAGGGGTGCGCGCACTCCGTCGCACTACGCCGCACTCCGCCAACCGGGCACTTGCGTGACGTGGTCTGGGAGCGACCAGTGCGCGAGGTCGTCTCGGCGGATCCGGGTGTCCAGGTACGCGCCACGTGCAGGGCGACGATCAGCTTGCACGCGGCCCCCGCCGCGCAGGAGTCCGGCGTATAGAGGAAGCTGCTGCTTCCCATGCTGTACCACTGGGCCAGCCCCCCCGGCACATACCGGTTCTGGTCGTGCCGGCCGACGGGGAGGCGGCCGGCGGGTTCACCTGCCCCAGCCAGTGGCCGAGCATCTCACCCTGCGGATCGTTGCCACAGTTGATGAGGAACGGGTAGAACGTGGTGTCGCAGCTCAGCGGGGTGTTCGGAGTGGGCCAGCCGTGCCCTGCCGGATCGGTGTCGTGGTACGCGGTCCGGGCCCCGAAGTCCCGGTAGAACTGGACCCCTTCGTCGCTCACCGATGTCCGGACGAGCGGGTCCTTGGTGCCGTGGTACGTGTAGACGGGCTTGCCCGCCAGATTCGACACGGAGTCGATCCGTCCCTCGGCCGACCAGCGGCGGGCGATCTGCTCGATGCCGTCCGGGTCGGTGGAGATCAGCCCCGTACCGCAGGCGACCAGGCCGACGACGATGCCGCCCTTGCCGCAGTAGTACGGGCCTGCGGCGACGATGCCCGCGCCCTTGAAGGTGCCGGAGCAGGCGACCTGGAGCTGCAAGGCCACGCGGAGCCTGCGGCACCCGGCGCGGCGGCCGTTGTCGAGGCACACCGCGACGCCGCCCGCTGCCTGGACGTACTGGTCGCGCTGGACCGTGTCGGCGAGGGTGCCTGCCGCGACGACCTCGGCACCCACGGCATCCTTCTGGGTCCGGCGGGCCGCGACGAACAAGACCGCTTCGTCCGCCGCACGATCGGGCCGCTGGTGGAGCACGACGAGACCCGCGGCAGCGATCTGGTGCGCACCGCACTCACCTACTTCGCCTGCGACGGCACCTGAGCCGTACCGCCAGCGCCCTCTACGTCCATGTCAACACGCTCCACCAGCGCATCGACCGGATCACGGCGCTGCTCGGACCGCTGTGGCGCCACGGCGACCACGCTCTCCAGGTCCACCTGGCCCTCACCATGCGGCGGGCGGTATAGGGCTCTGCCGGCTCCGCGAGGGCTTGCGCCGTGGCTCAGCGCTTGCGGCGGGGACTCCACTCGTAAGCCATGGGAGCCGTCTCCACGACCTCGCTCGGCCAGGTGCCGCGCACATGGTCAAGCCGCTGGTGGTGCTCCTGGATCCAGGTCTCCTCGGGCTGGATCCACAGCATCGTGGTGAGTCGGTCGGGATCGTGGACCGTCACCGACAAGGAGCGCTCCTCGTGCATGTGGAAGACGAGTCTCAGGCCGCGGTCGGCACCGAGGCCCGCGTCCGTGCCCGGTGCGAGACGGGCCAGGTCGCGCTGCCAGGCGTCGAGGTCCCGCTGGGAAAGACAAAGCTCAAGCCGGGCATCGATGAAACTCGCCGAAACCAGGACGTCGGCCCGCAAGATGTCGTGGCCGGTCAGCACGCCGGGCTGAAAGCGCCCGGTCACCCGGACCACACAGCGGTTGCCCTCGGCGTCTCCCAGATCGATGAGGTCCACCGCTACCGGTTCGGTCACCCTGGCCTCGCTCCCTCGTGATGATGTGACCTGCATTCTCTCCCATCGCAGGCCCGCCTTGCCCGTCCGGATGCCGGCGCCAACTCCCTTGCAATCACATCCAGAACAAGTGCGGCCCCGATCAGATGTCCGGAATCCAGGATGCGCAGAAGGAAAACCGATCCGTGGGTCGGCACAACAGCCACGGGAACCTGAGGGAAGGGTCCTGGATTTGAACGCGTTAATGATTCCGCGGCGTCGGCCGGGGAGCACCGGCCCGGAAGTCTCCGCCCTGGGGCTGGGATGCATGGGAATGAGCCAGACTTACGGGGTTCCGGACGACGAAGAATCGATCGCAACGATCCATCGCGCACTCGACCGCGGCTGCTTCTTCTTCGACACCGCGGAGTCGTACGGTCCCTTCACCAATGAAGAACTGCTGGGCCGCGCGCTCCGTGGCCGTCGTGACGAGGCGGTCATCGCGACGAAGTTCGGGTGGGAGTACGAAGGAACGCGGCGCGGAGAGCTGAACAGCAAGCCGGGCCACATTCGCAAAGTGGTCGACGAATGCCTGGGGCGGCTGGACACGGACCGGATCGACGTCCTCTACCAGCACCGGGTGGACCTCGAGGTGCCGATCGAGGACGTGGCCGGCACGGTCGGTGAGCTCATCCAGGAAGGAAAGGTGCTCCACTTCGGTCTGTCGGAGGCCGGTGCGGGAACGATCGCCCGCGCCCATGAGGTCTGCCCGGTGGCGTTGCTCCAGACGGAATACTCGCTGTGGGAGCGGCACATGGAGCAGGAGATCCTGCCGGCGATCCGGGAGCGGGGAATCGGCCTCGTGGCTTACTCGCCCCTGGGGCGCGGCTTCCTGACGGGCACCGCATTACCGGCGGAGGAGTACCCGGAATCGGACTACCGTCGCTACGACCCCCGATTCCAGGGAGACAACTTCACCGCCAACTCGGCTGCGGCATCGGTGGTGCACGAAGTGGCCGGGAAGCTGGCGGTGACGCCGGCTCAGATCGCCGTCGCGTGGCTGCTCCACAAGGGCGAGGACATCGTGCCGATTCCCGGGACCAAGCGCAGGGTCACACTGGAGGAGAATCTCGGCGCCGTGGACGTGGTGCTCGACGCCGAGGATCTGCGGCGGTTGGACGAAGCAATGCCTCCCGAAGCGGTGGCGGGAACCCGCTACCCGGAATCCGTCCTGCATATGAACGGCCGCTGAGTCGCTGGAGGTATACGCGGAGGATCCGGTCGACGCGGTGATCCGGGAGGTCGCTGAGGAGACCGGCTGCGACGCGGTGGTTGAACGCCTGCTGGGTGTCGACTCAAGGGTGATCCCAGCGGCCGACCGCTTGCCCGGCCTGCCCGTGCACCAGAACGTCGGCATCTCCTACCAGGTCCGTATCACAGGCGGCCGACTCCGGCCCGAGCCGAACAGCGATACCACCGAGTCGGTCTGGACTCCGATCCCCGATGTCGCCCGCCTTCGCCGGTCATCGCTGGTAGACGTCGGCCTCGCGCCGGCGCGGACCCTTCCGGCAACAGGGCACGTCGCTCCCGTCCCGGTCGGCGGCCTGATCCAGCACTGAGATCATCACCGGCATCCACGTGTCCGTCGTCAATCGTGCGTCAAGGGTCGGGCGTGCGGGATCAAGGGACCGCTAACGGGGACGTCCGGGCCGGTAGGAGCGGGCATAGCGTCGTTGCATGCCCCGGATCGCCAGTGGTCCGGGGCGATGTACCCGTCTCCACCAGGAGTGCCATGAACGACAACCAGCGTGCCGAGGACCCCGACCCCCTTCAACCGAACCGGACCGGAGCATTGTTCGTTCCGGCCCGGTCGGGGCCCACGGGCTACTGCGTGCGGCTCTTCCGTACGCCGCTCGGTGTACACACCGCCGTCGCCTTCACCGATGAGCGGCAACTGGCCCTCACCCTTGGACAGCGGCAGACCTGGATCCGACTCTCCGAGCCGGCGGTACGCGCCCTCGTCGCGCCCTTGGGGGTCGTCGACCTAGTCGTCGATCCGCTGCTCGCCGTCCCGGGGCCCGGTGCCGCCTCCGCTGTTGTGAAGCGAACCCACCGTACGGCCCCCGCGCCCCCGCGCGAGCGTCGGACGGCCCGGAAGCTGCGAGCGGGCGATGCGGTCCGCGCGACCGGCACACCGTCATTGTCTCCTGCATCGACCTATTGACCGGCGGAGGGAACACCATGACCACAACACTGCCGGGGCTGTCGGCTCCGGCGCAGGCACCGTCCGTGTCGCACACGGCCCCCGTACCGCCGGGCAACGCCGCAAGCCTGTCCGTCTGGCCCGCTTCTGCGCGCCTCACCTCCCGCGGTGATGTCGCGGTGGGAGGCGTCTCCCTCGTCGAGGCGGCCGAACGGTTCGGTACACCGGTCTATCTCCTCGACGAAGGCGAAGTGCGGGAACGCTGCCGCACCTATCTGCGGTCCTTCCCGGACACCGATGTCGTCTACGCGGCAAAGGCATTCCTCTGCCGCGCCCTTCTGCACTGGGTGCGGGAGGAGGGCCTCGGCCTGGACGTCTGCTCCGCGGGCGAGCTGGAATTCGCCGTGACGGCCAGCTTCCCGCCCGACCGCATCGTGCTGCACGGCAACGCCAAGAGCCCGGACGACCTGGACGCCGCACTGCGCCTGGGTGTCGGACGGATCGTCATCGACAGCGCGTGGGAGATCGCCCGGCTGTCCGCGCTCATCCCGGCCGGCGCCCGCCAGAAGGTGCTGGTGCGCGTGGTCCCTGGCGTGAGCGCGGGCAGCCACGCCGCGATCCGCACCGGCACGGACGACCAGAAGTTCGGGCTGTCGATCACCGACGGGAGCGCTCAGCATGCCGTTGCCCGGATTCTCGACCAGCCACGGCTGGAACTCGTCGGCCTGCACTGCCACATCGGTTCGCAGATCACCACGGCCAAGCCCTACCTGACCGCGCTGCGACGCGTCGTCGGGCTGCTCGCCCAGATCCGTCACCAGCACGGAATCGTCCTGCCGGAGCTGGACCTCGGCGGCGGACACGCCGTCGCCTACCGTCCGGGGGAGACCGCGCTCGACATACCGTCCCTCGGCGCCCGCATCCGCCGCGAACTGGCCACGAGCTGCGCCGCGGCCGGCCTCCCCGTGCCCCGGCTCACCGTCGAGCCCGGCCGTGCGCTGGTCGGGCCCGCAGGCGTGGCGCTGTACCGGGTGCTCGCGGTGAAGAGGACCGGCGAACGCGTCTTCGTGGCCGTGGACGGCGGAATGAGCGACAATCCGCGGCCCGCGTTGTACGGCGTACGTTACGCACCCCGGCTCATCGGCCGACGTTCGACGGCCGAGCCCTGCACGGTGACCGTCGTCGGCCGGCATTGCGAGGCGGGGGATGTGCTCGCCGACGACGCGGCCATGCCGGGCGACATCCGCCCCGGAGACCTGGTGGCCATCCCGGTCGCGGGCGCCTACCACCTCTCCATGGCATCCAGTTACAACATGGTCGGCCGCCCGCCGGTGGTCGCCGTCCTCGACGGCCGCGCACGGCTACTGGTCCGCCGCGAATCCCTCGCCGACATCAACGCCCGCGACGTCGGTCTCTGAGCCGATCGCGCCGACGCCCGACGGCGAACCCCGCGGGGCGGCCCCACCAGGCCGCCCCGCCCTTTCCGCGGTACCCCACCAGGGCTGGAAGCCGCACCGGAACCGTGGCTGAAGCGCACGCTCGCGTACCGAGTGTTCGAGCGGTGCGTCGGCACGCGCATGGACCGGGCGCCCGGACAGAGGTTCCGTCCGGGCGCCCGGTCCGTGGTGATCAGCGGCGCAGGCCGAGACGGTGTACGCCGCCGTCGATGGTGCCGACGTAGAGCGTGCGGCCGTCGGGGCTCGCGGCCAGTTTCGTCGTGTCGGTGTTCTGCAGGCCGGTGGAGATGTTGTGCCAGCTCAGACCGTGGTCGGTGCTGCGCAGCACACCGCGGCCGCCCTGCAGGAGGCCGCTGGCCCCAGAGCTGGTGGTGGCCGCGTAGAACGTGTCCCCGACCCGTAGCAGGTCGGAGACGTGGATCGCGAGAGCGCCGGTGTCCGCGGTGCGGAAGGTCCGGCCGCCGTCGGTGCTGACGCGGACGCTGTCGCCGCCGATGACGAGACGCCGTCCGTCGAGGTCGATCGCGGTCACCGGGCCGTCGGCGACCTTGGTGACGGTCACCCCGCCGTCGTCCGACCGGTAGAGACCGGAACGGTTGCCGAGCCACAGGCGCAGCGGATCGGCGGGATCGCCCACGAGGGTGTCGAAGGAGCGCTCGTGGTACAGGTTCTTCCACGTCGCGCCGCCGTCACTCGTGGCGAACAGCCCCTGGCCCAGCAGGCTCCGGAAGCTGACCATCACCCGGTCCGGGTCGGCGGGGTGAACCAGCAGCGCTGTCGGCACCTCCGCCGAGCTGCCCCTCTTCTCCCAGGTGGCACCGCCGTCGACGCTGCGCTCGACGGTGAACGAGCCGAACGCGGTGCGCCGGACCTTCCAGATCACCTTCGGATCCTTGGCCGACACGGCGAGCTGCGGGACGCTGACGCCCGTCCTGCCCTCGCCGCCCGACCGGCCCCACTCCGGGCTCGCGACGGGAAGAGCGGTGCGGTAGATCGCGCTGTCGGTGGCGGCGAGCAGATGGCCGTCACTGACAGCGAGATCGTTGACGGTCAGTCCCTGGACACCGATCCGCCGGTATCCGGTGCCGTCCGCGGCACCCCGGTAGAGGCCGTCCTGCTCGCCGGCGACGGTGACGGACCCGTCGGCCCAGCGGTCGTAGTCCACCGGCACCGCCGCGCGCGACGGCCCTGCGACCGTGGTCCACGTCCGCCCGTGGTCGCGGCTGAGCCGGCCGCTGCCGGACAGCGTGCTCAGGTACAGGTCGTCACCCGAGATGTACAGGCGGAGGCCGCCCTCCGTCATGGCCAGCAGGGTGGCCCAGGTCTCCCCGCCGTCACGCGAACCGACAACGCCCCGGCCCGGGACGTACACCGCCACGACCGAGGAGTCGGCGGCCAGCCCGCCGACGCCGTCGTCGGACGCCTCGAAGAGCCGGCGCGCCTCGCCGGGACTGCCCGAACCGATGCCGGAGCGGGCCCAGACGCCGTGATACGTCGTCATGTAGAGGGTGTCGCCGGTGACGGTGGCCGCGGTGACGGCGCCGGTGACGCCGGTCGGATACGTCGTCCAGTGGTCGCCCGCGTCCGTACTGACGAGCAGTGCGTCCGAGGTGACCGCGACCAGGGTGCGGGTCTGCTCATCGGCGGCGAGTGCCGCGATGCGGGTGTCCGGGACGTCGAGGGTGCGCCAGGTACGCCCGTTGTCATCGGTGCGCAGGACTGCGCCCCGGCGGCTGCCGTCGTGCACGCTGTTCACGGCGTACCACCAGCGGTCCGGATTCTTCGCGTCCACCACCAGCGGACCCGTGCCGTCCGCGACGGGCAGCCGTCCCAACTGGCGCCAGGAGGCCCCGTCGTCGGTGGTCAGCCAGGGAGCCGCCTTCTGGAACTGGGTGAGGACGGCCTGCTTCGGCCGGCTCGGGGAGAGGGCGACGGTACCGGCCTCGCTGTTGGGGCCGGCCGGCTCCCAGCGGTCCCCGCGGCTGTCGACCGGGGTGACCTCGAAGGCACTGGAGCCGGTGAGCCGCTGCCCGGTCCCCGCGGTGCCGCGTACCGAGACCCGGTAGGCGCCGGCCACGCTGCCGGTCACCTGGGCCCGGTAGTAGCCGCTGGCGGGATCCAGGGTGGAAGTGATGTCGACGGCCTTGCCACGAGGCGGGGTGACCGTGACGACCGGCGGCGCGGCCAGCCTGGTCGGCGGGGCGATGTGCACGGTCGAGTGACCGTCGCTCGGGTCGGGCGCGGCCTGGACGGCCAGGTACCGGACGGCGAGCAGATAGGGCACCCGGATCGCCGGTCCCCGGTCCGGAGTCGCTGTGAGGCGGCCGCTGATCTCGGTGCCCGTGGCCGGCCGGGCGACGCTCAGCGAGACCGTGACGGTCGCGGTCCTCCCGGCCGGTACGGTGACCCGCCTCGGCCAGACCCTGGCCGGACCGTCGGTCCGCAGCGTCGTCGTGACCGCCCGCTTGCCGGGGTTTTGCAGCGTCACCTTCGCGGTGCCGCCGACCTTCCGCCCGGACAGATCGGCGAGTCCGAAGGACACCGACGCCGGTGAGGCGCTGACCGCGGCCGAGGCGGCCGCGGCCACATCGAGCCGGCCCGAGCCCTGGGTCGTGGGCCCGCTGCCGCTCAGCGGCTTCGCGGTGCCGACCAGCGCGGCCTTGATCTCGGCGGGCGTCCGGCCGGGGTGCAGCTGGCGCAGCAGGGCCGCCGCACCGGCGACGTGCGGGGTCGCCATCGACGTGCCCGACATGCGGTACTCGCCGGGCCCGTACAGCGCCTTGGGCACGGTGGAGCGGATCTCGACGCCCGGTGCGACCAGATCGGGCTTCAGGCCGAAGCCCTGGGTGGGGCCGCGTGAGGAGAACGAGGCGATCCGGTCGGTGGTGTCGGTGCCGCGCAGCGTCACGGAGACCTTCCCGGCGGCGAGCCGGGTGCTCAACTCCGTGTACTGGGTCGCGTCGATGCCCATGACCACCAGGTGGTCCATGCGCAGTGAGTCACCGGAGGCGTCGATCCGCGCGGGCGAAACCGGTATCTGCGCCACTCCCGGCTCGGGGGTCACCTCCGGCGGCCGGACCTCGCCCGGCGCTCCGGCGGCGAACACCGGGCCGCTGTTGGACGGCAGTCCGGCCAGCACGGCGATCGCACCGCGCCTCTCCGCCTCCTGCGCCCACTCCACGGCGCTCGCCGACAGGTACTGGGCGTCGGCGGCGATGAGCATCCGGGCCCGTACGATCTTTCCGCGTACGTCGCCGACCCGCTTCCAGTCCTCGGCGGTGCCCTCGCCGACGTCGACGAGCGGCGCCGTGACGGGGCGCTCCGGCGGGTTCGCGGACAGGATGCCGCGGTAACTCTGGATCAACTCGGGTTTCTCGCCCGCCAGGTACGCGCTGGGCAGCCGCAGATTGCTCGTCGACGCGCCGACTGCGAGCACACCGTCGGCCGTCGCGGGGCTGCTGACCGTACCCGCGCCCGGTCCGTCGTTGCCGGCCGCGGCCACCACGACCACACCGGCCCGTACGGCCGCGGTCGCGGCGCGGCCCAGCGGGTCGGTGCCGTCACCGGGGCCGCCGAGGCTCAGGTTGATGACATCGGCTCGGTGCGGATTGGCCGGATCGGAGGCCGCCTCGATTCCGGCGATGATGTCGGAGGTGTAGCCGGAGCCGTCGGCGTCCATCACCTTGTAGGCCAGCAGATTCGCGCCGGGCGCCACGCCGGTGACGCCGCCCTTCGCGGCGGATCGGCCCGCGACGATGCCGGCGACATGGGTGCCGTGGCCGTTGTCGTCCATCGGGTCCTCGTCACCGTTGACGAAGTCGTGCCCGCCGAGGACCTTGTGACCCTTGCCGAGTCCGCCGCCCAGGTCGGGGTGGGTGTAGTCCACCCCGCTGTCCAGGATCGCGACGGTGGTCCCCTTGCCGGTGACGCGGCTTCCGGCGGTGTCCTTGCGCCGCCAGACGCCCGGGGCGCCGATCATCGGCACGCTCACGTCCGTCCTCGTCAGCACCCGGGTGTCTGCGCGGACGGCGGTGACACCCGGCAGCGAGGACAGCCGCCCCACCTCGGACGCGGGCACCGTCATCGCCACGGCATCGATGAGCAGCCCCAGTTTGCGGGTGGCCGAGGGATGGAGCCCGGCGCTTTTCGCCGAGCCGAGGAATGTCTCCTGCCGTACGTCGAGCGCACGGCGGGCGGCGCCGACGCCGCGGGCGGCCCCGGCGGACAGCAGCGACCCACCGGGCGCGGCGGTGACCGCGGGGCTCCCGGACAGTTCGACGATCACTCGTTGCGAAGGGCCGGGCGTGGACGCGTCGGCGGCACCCGGTGTCGCCGCCAACGCACCGGCGAGAACGACGGCGGCGAGAGCGGCATGACGCGATCTTCGTGACTTCATTGCCATGCGTAAAGGTCCTAGTGGTGCGGGCACTTGCCGCACAACGGATCTTCGTGGCCCATTGCTGCCGCTGGCACAATTGGGCCACCATCCGTCCATGACTCCCGAGACACCGAGACTCACCGCGGCAGGCATCGATCCGTTCGACGAGAGCGTCTACCGGGCCGTCCTGACCCGGCGGACGGCGGCGCCCGCCGAACTCACTGCGGATCTCGGCTGTTCGGCCGAGCGTGTCGCCAGGGCGCTGGACCGGCTCCGCGACCACGGGCTGGTCGGCAGGCTCGCCGGCACCCGCCGCCGGTACGCCGCGATCGAGCCGGGGGCCGCCGTCGAGGCGCTGGTGCGGGCCAGGAGCAATGAGCTGGACCGGGTCCGTTCGGCGGCCGACGAGCTGTCCCGGCTCTTCGCCGCCGCGCGCATCGGCGCGACCGACGAGGACGAGGTGGAGATCACCACCGGCAGCGAGGCACTCGGCCGCTGGTTCGTCCGCCTCCAACAGGAGGCCCACGAGGACGTGATGACCCTGGACCGGCCGCCGTACGCCCTGACCACCTCCAACCCGGTGGAGGCGACGGCACTGGGCCGCGGCGTACGGTACCGCGCGGTGTACGCCCCCGAGGCCCTGGAATGGCCGGGCGTCCTCGACGACATCCGCGAACTGGTCCGGCACGGCGAACAGGCCCGCGTCCTGCCCGGACTGGGCATCAAACTCGCCATCGCCGACCGCAGGCTCGCCCTGATGCCGCTCTCCCTCGACCTCGACGACGTCCGGGCCGCGGTGATCCGCCCGTCCACCCTGCTCGACGCCCTCACCGGCTACTGGGAGATGTGCTGGAAGCAGGCCCTGCCCCTGAACGCCCCCGCCGAGGACCCGCTCGGCGAGGAGGACCGACTCGTCCTCACCCTCCTGGTCAGCGGCCTCAAGGACGAGGCGATAGCCCGTCAGCTCGGCTGGTCCGTCCGCACCATGCGCCGCCGCATCAGCCGCCTCCACGACCTCCTCGGCGCCGCCAACCGCTTCCAGGCCGGCGTGATCGCGGCCCGCCGCGGCTGGTTGTGAGCCCTTGCGCCCCGGCGATGAGCGGATGTGTTCTCGGCACGCGTCCCATGGCTGCACAATTCGGCTTGTGACTGATGAAGATCCGTACCTGTGGCTGGAAGACATCGACGGCGAGGCCGCGCTCGAATGGGTGGCCGAGCGGAACGCCGAGACGGAGGCGGCGCTGGCCGCCGATGCCGGGTTCGCCGACCTGAAGGAGCGCCTGCGGGAGGTGCTGGACGCTTCGGACCGCATCCCCAGCACCGTCCGTCGCGGGGTGTTCCTCTACAACTTCTGGCAGGACGCCGGGCATGTGCGTGGTGTGTGGCGGCGTACGACGCTGGAGCAGTACCGCAAGGATTTGCCCGAGTGGGAGGTCCTGCTCGACATCGACGCGCTCGCCGCGGCGGAGGGCGAGAAATGGGTG from Streptomyces sp. NBC_01591 includes:
- a CDS encoding helix-turn-helix domain-containing protein, which encodes MTPETPRLTAAGIDPFDESVYRAVLTRRTAAPAELTADLGCSAERVARALDRLRDHGLVGRLAGTRRRYAAIEPGAAVEALVRARSNELDRVRSAADELSRLFAAARIGATDEDEVEITTGSEALGRWFVRLQQEAHEDVMTLDRPPYALTTSNPVEATALGRGVRYRAVYAPEALEWPGVLDDIRELVRHGEQARVLPGLGIKLAIADRRLALMPLSLDLDDVRAAVIRPSTLLDALTGYWEMCWKQALPLNAPAEDPLGEEDRLVLTLLVSGLKDEAIARQLGWSVRTMRRRISRLHDLLGAANRFQAGVIAARRGWL